The following proteins come from a genomic window of Amphiura filiformis chromosome 16, Afil_fr2py, whole genome shotgun sequence:
- the LOC140172763 gene encoding uncharacterized protein: MCDNCVNDANADQADADGDSDGDVCDNCINDVNTDQADADSDGVGEVCDNCVFAANADQADADGDSDGDMCDNCVNDANADQADADGDGIGDVCDNCINDANVDQADRDGDGVGDVCDNCVNDANADQADAEGDGQGDVCDNCVNDANNYQVDADGDSKGDVCDNCVNDVNADQADADGDGVGDVCDNCINNANANQADADNDGEGDACDSCVNDANANQADADGDGEGDVCDNCVNDANNDQADADGDGIGDVCDNCVDDVNADQADADGDGIGDVCDNCVYVANADQINTDSDVFGDACDNCINFDNADQVNTDSDVFGDACDNCINVANADQVNSDSDVFGDACDNCVYIANADQVNSDSDVFGDACDNCINIANTDQVNSDSDVFGDACDNCINVANADQVNSDSDVFGDACDNCVNIANTDQVNSDTDVFGDVCDNCDDHDNPNQADADNDGIGDVCDNCDPNQGDTDDDGVGNMCDNCVDDSNADQADTDGDGIGDVCDNCVDDSNTDQADTDGDGIGNECDNCVDDSNADQADTDGDGIGNECDNCVDDSNADQADTDGDGIGNECDNCVDDSNADQADTDGDGVGDECDNCVDHSNPDQVSKINFKISLHM, from the exons ATGTGTGACAATTGCGTTAACGACGCCAACGCCGATCAGGCTGACGCAGATGGCGACAGTGATGGAGACGTGTGTGACAATTGCATTAACGACGTCAACACCGATCAGGCCGACGCAGACAGCGACGGAGTTGGAGAAGTGTGTGACAATTGCGTCTTCGCCGCCAATGCCGATCAGGCCGACGCAGATGGCGACAGTGATGGAGACATGTGTGACAATTGCGTTAACGACGCCAACGCCGATCAGGCCGACGCAGATGGTGACGGTATTGGAGACGTGTGCGACAATTGCATCAACGACGCCAACGTCGATCAGGCCGACAGAGATGGCGACGGTGTTGGAGACGTGTGTGACAATTGCGTCAACGACGCCAACGCCGATCAGGCTGACGCAGAGGGTGACGGGCAAGGAGACGTGTGTGACAATTGCGTCAACGACGCTAACAATTATCAG GTCGACGCAGATGGCGACAGCAAAGGAGACGTGTGTGATAACTGCGTTAACGACGTCAACGCCGATCAGGCCGACGCAGACGGCGACGGGGTTGGAGACGTGTGTGACAATTGCATCAACAACGCCAACGCCAATCAGGCTGACGCAGATAATGACGGGGAAGGAGACGCGTGTGACAGTTGCGTCAACGACGCCAACGCCAATCAGGCTGACGCAGATGGTGACGGGGAAGGAGACGTGTGTGACAATTGCGTCAACGATGCTAACAATGATCAG gCTGATGCAGATGGCGACGGGATTGGAGACGTGTGTGACAACTGCGTCGATGACGTTAACGCTGATCAGGCCGACGCAGATGGCGACGGTATTGGAGACGTGTGTGACAACTGCGTCTATGTCGCCAATGCTGACCAGATTAACACAGATAGCGATGTTTTTGGAGACGCGTGTGACAACTGCATCAACTTCGACAACGCTGACCAGGTTAACACAGATAGCGACGTTTTTGGAGACGCGTGTGACAACTGCATCAACGTCGCCAACGCTGACCAGGTTAActcagatagcgacgtttttgGAGATGCGTGTGACAACTGCGTCTACATCGCCAACGCTGACCAGGTTAActcagatagcgacgtttttgGAGACGCGTGTGACAACTGCATCAACATCGCCAACACTGACCAGGTTAACTCAGATAGCGACGTGTTTGGAGACGCGTGTGACAACTGCATCAACGTCGCCAACGCTGACCAGGTTAACTCAGATAGTGACGTTTTTGGAGACGCGTGTGATAACTGCGTCAACATCGCCAACACTGACCAGGTTAACTCAGATACCGACGTTTTTGGAGACGTGTGTGACAACTGCGACGACCACGATAACCCCAATCAG GCTGACGCAGATAACGATGGTATTGGAGACGTGTGTGACAACTGCGACCCCAACCAG GGTGATACAGATGATGACGGGGTTGGAAACATGTGTGACAACTGCGTCGACGACTCCAACGCCGATCAG GCTGACACAGATGGTGACGGTATTGGAGACGTGTGTGACAACTGCGTGGACGACTCCAACACCGACCAG GCTGACACAGATGGTGACGGGATTGGAAACGAGTGCGACAACTGCGTGGACGACTCCAACGCCGACCAG GCTGACACAGATGGTGACGGGATTGGAAACGAGTGCGACAACTGCGTGGACGACTCCAACGCCGACCAG